The region GATGCAGCTCCTGCCGACGTCCCACCAGCAATTCCTGCCGAAGCAGCTTCTTACCGCGGCAACGACGCTGTCATCAACGTCAGTGTTCCTGCAGGTGCTAAGATCTACGTCAACGACAAAGTCACCTCGAGCACTGGTACCGTTCGACGTTTCGTCTCGCGAGACCTCGAACCAGGTTACAAGTTCGAGTACGAAGTTCGCGCTGAAATGCGAATCGATGGCCGTCTCGTTCGTGAAGTGAAAACGATCGAAATGACCAGCGGCGACAGCAAGGAAATCGAGTTCCAACTCGATCCAACTGCTCAGCCTGACACCCAGGTCGTCGGTGCTCCTGTCGAAACCAAGGTCACCCTGAACGTTCCTTCGAACGCATCGGTTACCCTGGCCGGCAACGAAATGCGAACCCTTGGTCCGCAGCGTATCTTCAGCACCGTGGCTCTGGCCGCTGGTGAAACCTGGAAGGATTACGACATCGTCGTGACGGTCCTTCGCAACGGTACGCCGATCACTCAGCGTAAAACCATCGATCTGACCGGTGGTGACGAACGCGAAATCAACTTCGATTTCAATTCCGACTCGGTCGCTTCGCTCTAAAGCGGATTTCGCCCGAATAGTTTGACTAAACCGAAAAGCCCTCGCCTTGGATAATCTCCGAGCGAGGGTTTTTTCTTTGCAGATCGACTGATCGTTACCTCTTCTTTTTGAAGCAGCCTGCCGGCAGTTTTGGTCGATACGTTCAATACCATGAACGCTCGAACCACTTCACCCGCCGAAAAGAAGGCCGTCGCGCCTGCAAAAATCGCTTGGAGTCCAGCTTTCCGGGGCTTCATCAGCGTCTTGTTGCTAATTCACTTGACGGCTGTTTTCGTAGGGCCGTGTGCTTCGCCACCGCCGTCCAGTTATTGGGCCCAGGGAACCGAGCAATTTCTAGCTCCTTATCTTCACGCAACATTTCTGCGAGGCCATGGATATCGCTTCTTTGCTCCCAATCCTGGGCCAAGCCATTTGGTGCGCTACGAGCTTTTGAACGAAGCGGATGAAGAAATAGGGGAGGGCACATTCCCAAATCTCGAAGAGCATTGGCCGCGGTTGTTTTACCACCGTCACTTCATGATTAGCGAATCCATGTTCAATACGGCAAACGTTCCTAGCGAACCTCCGCCACCGGAAGCGCCCGCGAGTGCGCGTGCCGAGTTTGAAGCGGCTACCAGCTTACGAGATGCTTACCTCGATTCAATTTCACGATACTTGGCCCGACAAAATCCAGAGGCAGATAAGATTCGCATCGTCATGGTGCAGCATGCGATCCCGATGCCGCAAGACGTCGCCAATGGACGGCCATTAAATGATCCGAGTCTGTACGAAGAAGTCGTCCTCGGTGTGTACACCGTTCAACCGGAGGACCGATCGTGATCAAAACATACCTTCACGAACTGTACTCCGGCATCCGCGACGGTTGGAATCGGTTCTGGTTTACGCCGACAGATCCCGCAACGCTGGGCTTGGTGCGTATCTTTGCCGGCAGCATGCTGTTCTATACTCACTTGGTTTGGTCGATTGACCTGACAGGGTTCATGGGAGAGCAGGGGAGGTTTTCGACCGATCTTGTCCAGCGGATGCACCAGGGTAGTACGTTTGCGTTCAGTTATCTCTGGCTATTCGACGGCAACCCAGCCATGCTTTGGTTCGTGCACATCGCGGCGTTGTTCGTTTTGCTGATGTTCACGCTCGGTTTTTATACCCGGATCACAAGCATCCTGACGTTCATTATCGCCGTAAGCTATGCCCATCGAGCGCCGGGAGCATTGTTTGGGCTCGATCAAATCAATGTCATGCTGGCGATGTACTTGATGCTCGGTGGAGCAGGGGAGGCCTTCAGTCTTGATCGCCTGCTGACGAAGTGGCGTTACCCGAAACGAGTACTTCCCGAAATAAGCACCGCCGCCAATGTTTCGATTCGCTTGATTCAACTTCATATGTGTGTGATCTATCTGTTTGCGGGGACCGGCAAGTTGCTCGGCGAAACCTGGTGGGAGGGAACGGCAATTTGGGGAGCGGTCGCCAACAGTGAGTACCAATCGATGGACATGACCTGGCTGGCCAGCTATCCCTTGCTAATTGCCCTGATGACTCAAGTTTCTCTGGCCTGGGAAATGAGCTACTGCGTGTTGGTTTGGCCTCGCCTGACGCGACCGCTTGTTATCTTGATGGCGATCCCACTTCATCTCGGTATTGCCATTTGTATGGGGATGATCACATTCGGCTTGGCAATGTTGATCGGAAACCTGGCATTCGTCAGTCCCTGGATCATTAGAGAAATTGAAGCTAGTCTCCGCCAACGACTTGCCCCAGAACCGACTCCCGAACCTGCCTAAAGAGAAGAGCAGGGGGGCGAGACATGGCATTTATCGCGAAAACCGCATGAATTCTGAAAGAATCTGACGGCGCATCTCGAATCGCGGTAACGCACCATGAAGCTTGGGGTTACCGGAAGATTCGTGATGCTTCTAATCTTCCTCGAGCGTCGCTTACCGCCCAAACGAACCCCATTACGCGTTGAAGTGTCCCTGGGCGAGCACTTATAATGCAGGTTTTGGATATCCGCTAGGATCCATACAGGTAATTTGTTCAACCCCATAGGAACTCCCCGTGTACGAGAATCTGGCCATTGTTGGAGCCACTGGAGCCGTAGGACGACTGATTCGTCAGTTACTAGAGGAACGCAAGTTTCCTTACAAAACAATCAAATTCCTCGCTTCGAAACGTTCCGCCGGCACAGAAATCACGTTCAACGGCACCACGCACACGGTGGAAGAACTAACGCCTGATTCGTTCGAGGGTGTCGATATTGCTATCGGCAGTACGCCTGACGACGCCGCTGCAGAGTTCGCTCCCTGGGCCGTCAAAGCAGGCTGCATCGTCGTCGACGAAAGTGGTTATTGGCGGATGAAGGACGACGTGCCGCTTGTTGTTCCTGAAGTCAATCCGGAAGCTATCCAAAACCACAAAGGGATCATCAGCAGCCCTAACTGTTCGACCACGCAAATGGTTGTCGCGATGAAGCCGCTGCATGACGCCGCGAAGATCAAACGCGTCGTTGTCTCGACCTATCAAGCGACCAGCGGTGCCGGTGTTGTCGGGGAAGAAGATCTCGTGGAAGGCGCCAAGGCAGTCCTCGAAGGAAAGCCATACGAGTACAAGGCCTTCAATCATCAGATCGCCTTTAATCTCATTCCACAGATCGGCAGTGAAAAGCACGAAGGCTACACCTCGGAAGAAATGAAGATGGTGTGGGAAACGCAAAAGATCTTTGGTGATGACTCGATCAAAGTTTGCCCGACGTGTGTTCGTGTACCTGTGACCAACTGCCACAGCGAAACGATCATGGTCGAAACGGAACGACCGATCTCGCCGGCAGAAGCTCGCGAATTGTTCGAGAAGACCGAAGGCATTACTGTCGTCGATAATCTCGGGGCAGGGGAGTACCCAATGCCTAACAACTGCACTAACAAGAACGAAGTATTCATCGGTCGTATTCGCAAAGACATTTCCTGCGAAAACGGTCTGACGTTCTGGTGCGTTAGCGACAACCTTCGAAAGGGTGCCGCAACGAATGCTGTTCAAATTGCGGAACTTCTCGTTCGCAGTTCGGCCGCCGTCTAATCTGAGCGTGCCATGGAATCATCGGAGCATGCGGCGGCCAGTTCTTCCGGCCGCTGCATCAAGCTGACTGTCGCTTACGACGGCACAAACTATCAAGGTTGGCAGCGCCAACCCACCGGTCCGACGATTCAAGCGGCGCTCGAAGCCGCCATCAACAGCATATCCCAAGAAGCCGTTCACATTGTTGGCAGTGGACGCACGGATGCAGGCGTTCATGCCTGGGGACAAGTGGCCAGCTTTCATACGCAGTCTAAATTGCCTGCGGATGTCTTTCGCAAAGCCCTCAACGCGACGTTGCCAGAAGATATCGTCGTTCGGCATGCCTGCGATGCTCCGATTAACTTTCGGCCAATCAACGACGCGATCTCAAAACGTTATCGCTATGTCCTTCAGCCTGGTCGGATCAATGATCCCTTCTCGCTGAAGCATGCCTGGTTCGTCAAACGTGTACTCGATGTCGAATCAATGCAATTCGCCGCTCAGACGTTGATCGGCGAACATGATTTCGCCGCATTTCAAGCAACAGGTTCGCCGCGTCAATCCACCATCCGAACTATGCTCGATGCCTCGGTCACCGTTCACGATGCCGACGAGCGTGCGAAAATTCATATCGAAGTGGAAGCGACCGGCTTTTTATACAACATGGTCCGCATCATCGCCGGCACTCTAGTCGAGGTAGGGCAGGGGAAGCGAACCGTAGAGTCGGTTGCCGATGCCATAACCTCTTGCGACCGCCTGCAAGCCGGCATGACCGCGCCGGCCCATGGCCTATACTTGCTTAAAGTCCATTACCCGCCGCACGAATAAATTTTGACCGAAGGCCAACGACCTCATGCGTGTTGCTCATGTAATTACCCGAATGATCATCGGTGGCGCGCAAGAGAACACGCTTTATAACTGCCTCGATCTAATTCGAGACTTCGACGATGACGTCTTACTGATCACGGGGCCCAGCGAAGGACCGGAGGGAAACCTACTGGAACAGGCCCATGCCCAGGGGCTTCCGGTAAAGCTGCTTCCCAATCTAAAACGCAACATTCATCCGATCACCGATTGGAAAGGGTACCAGGAAGTCAAAGCCGCCATTCGTGAATTCCGTCCTGACGTAGTTCATACGCACAGTGCCAAAGCAGGCTTGTTAGGCCGAAGGGCCGCGATGACGCTCAAAGTCCCCGCCGTTATCCACACAGTACATGGCGCGCCTTTTCATCCTTACCAATCAGCACCGGCCCGCAAATTCTTTATTGCCTGCGAACGATACGCTTCAAGCCAATGCCATCAATTGGTGAGTGTTGCTGACGCCATGACCGATCTGCTCGTGGAAGCGAACGTCGCATCACGCGAAAAGTTTCTGACCGTCTATAGTGGAATGGAAGTCGAGCCGTTCCTGGAGAGCAGGGGACTGCGCAACGAAACTCGAGAGCAACTTGGAATTCAGCCAGGCGACGTCGTCATCGGCAAGATCGCTCGACTCTTTCACTTGAAGGGGCACGAGTATGTGATCGAAGCAGCCAAGCAGGTTGTCTCCGAGTGCCCGAACGCCAAGTTTCTCTTCGTCGGCGACGGTATCCTTCGCGGGAAGTATGAAGCGGCGATCGCGGAAGCTGGGCTGACCGATCATTTCATCCTCGTGGGACTTGTCCCCCCCAAGGAGATCCCGAAGTACATCTCAGCGATGGACGTTCTCGTGCATACCAGTCTTCGCGAAGGACTAGCCAGGGCACTCCCGCAAGCTCTTCTTAGCGGAAAGCCAGCCGTCAGTTTCGATATCGATGGGGCCCGCGAGGTGGTGTCCACCATGGAGACCGGTTTTCTGATTCCGCCGGGCGATATCCCGCAACTCATATCGGCACTAACACAGCTTTGCCACGACGCTGCACTTCGCGAAAAGCTGGGAGAAGAAGGGCGACGTCGCTGCAGCCAGGTGTTTCCGCACCAAGTCATGACGCGTCGCCTGCGGGAAATCTACCAGGAAGTCCTGCTAAGAAATGGGCATGAACTTGCCTAACCTTTTAAAACGGCAACGGTTACGGCATTTGAAGGGGTAGTTCACTCTTTTGAAACTCGAATGATTAGGGTAAGATTAAGAGGCCTGTCGACTGGCCAGGTCAACGGAACTTTAGGGGCAAATCCTCGTCACGGATAATCTCATCGGTGTCTACCGCAGGAAGAAACTATATCGGTCCATACCGCCTGATACGCATGCTGCGCGCAAGCCAGACGTGCCAGGTATGGGAAGCGATTCACGACTTAGACAATCGTCGCGTTGTGATTAAAACGCTGCGTGAAAATTACATCAAAGACAAAGGCGAAATTGCGGCGCTGAAACATGAGTTCAGTGTTGCCGGCAAGTTCGACCATCCCCAAGTCATTCATGTCTACGAGTTCGATAACTTCCGAGGCGTTGCCTACCTCGTTCTTGAATTCGCAATTTCTCGCAACATGAAAATGGCGATTCGAGAAGGGGTTGAAGAACTAGCCTACTGGACGCCTAAGATCATCGAAGACGGAGCCAAGGGCCTCGGCTATATGCACCAGCAAGGCTGGGTTCATTGCGACGTGAAGCCTGACAACTTCTTGCTTGGCAACGAAGGCAACATCAAGCTGATCGACTTTTCGATTGCCCAGAAAAAGAAGTCTGGTCTCGGCAAGCTGTTTGGTGGCGGCTCGAAGGTGAAAGGCAACGTGCAAGGAACTCGTAGCTATATGTCACCGGAGCAGATACGAGGCGCCTCATTAGATGACCGTGCCGATATCTATTCATATGGCTGTACCATCTATGAATTGATCTGCGGCAAAGTTCCCTATACGGCAACCAGTCCAGATCAACTACTTGATAAGCATTTGCGGGCAGGGATTCCATCTCTGCAAGCAGCAAACGATAACGTCACGCCTGAGTTTTCAGGCTTAGTCGAACGCTTAATGGCCAAAGACCCCAAGCAGCGTCCCGATACGATGGACGATGTCGTTCGATTACTGAAGAACACAAAGATTTATCGCATTCCGCCGCGCAAGCCGGCCGCTTTAGTCGATCGAGAAAAAGCGGCGGCAACTAGTGGAGACGACTCCACCTCGGCACCTGACAACGGATAACAACGCACTCGGTGCACGATTTCATTAACTGCCTGGAGCATTGAAAGCTTTCATGAGCACTTCGCTTTATCTCGACTTCGAACAACCGATTGAAACGCTCGAGAACAAACTGAAACAGCTAGAAGCTGAGAAGAACGACTCGCCGGAACACCACGATGAGATCCGCAACGTTCGCAAACAGCTGACCGACACCATTCGCCAAATCTACAGCGACTTGTCGCCATGGCAAACGGTTGAAGTCGCTCGCCACCAGAAGCGTCCTCAGTCAGCGGACTACTTGAACTTGGTCTTCGACGAGTTCGTCGAACTGCATGGTGATCGAAAGTTCGGCAACGACCGCGCACTTCGCACTGGCTTCGCGAAGCTCGACAAGCACAAAGTCATGTTCCTTGGTCACTTTAAAGGACGTGACCTGAAAGAACGCAGCGAGTGCTACTTTGGTTGTGCCAATCCTGAAGGCTATCGCAAAGCAATCGAGAAGATGGAGCTCGCCGAGAAGTACAACCTTCCGGTGATCGCGTTCATTGATACGCCAGGCGCGTACCCAGGCATCGGCGCCGAAGAACGCGGCCAAGCCATGGCCATCGCCGACGCGATGTTCGTCATGTCGCGACTTAAGACACCAATCATCTCCGTCGTCATCGGCGAAGGTGGCTCAGGCGGTGCCTTGGGAATTGGTGTCGCCGATCGAACGGCGATGCTGCAGCATGCCTACTACTCCGTGATCAGCCCTGAAGGCTGTGCTGGCATTCTGTGGAAGAGCCACGAGTTCAAAGCCAAAGCGGCGGAAGCTCTGAAGTTCACTTCCAAATACTTGCCCAAGTTTGGGATCGTCGATGACGTCATTGAAGAGCCTCTCGGCGGCGCCCACCGAGACCATCACCAGATGGCTGCTCGCCTGAAAATGTACCTGACCAAAACAGTCAATGAACTGGCCGCCAAACCGACCGACGAGCTGGTCGAAGGACGCTACGAAAAGTTCCGCCAGATGGGCATGTTCCTGGAGCGTGAACTGGAAGCCACCGAAGGTGAACCAGCGAGCTAACTGGACGCCACCTGGCAACGAAATTCATCAAAGCATGAAGCCGTCGCGAATGAATCTCGCGGCGGCTTTTTCGTTTCGAAATTCATCCGCCTGAGAGGCGCTGGAGCAACCTCGCTGGACCAACGAACCACACCGCAAGCTTCGCGGCTCTTAGAAACGATCCTGGAACACCAAGCCCGAGTGCCTGGCAATGAAGTTCATGAGAGAGTAGGGCCCAGAAGTCGATCAACCAGGAATAACCCAGCCCCCATAGAAACCCCACTGCAACGTCCGATAATGTTTGTTATGTGCGGTTCGAGGCCTATTTTTACCGAATCAAACGTGATTC is a window of Bremerella sp. TYQ1 DNA encoding:
- a CDS encoding acetyl-CoA carboxylase carboxyltransferase subunit alpha — translated: MSTSLYLDFEQPIETLENKLKQLEAEKNDSPEHHDEIRNVRKQLTDTIRQIYSDLSPWQTVEVARHQKRPQSADYLNLVFDEFVELHGDRKFGNDRALRTGFAKLDKHKVMFLGHFKGRDLKERSECYFGCANPEGYRKAIEKMELAEKYNLPVIAFIDTPGAYPGIGAEERGQAMAIADAMFVMSRLKTPIISVVIGEGGSGGALGIGVADRTAMLQHAYYSVISPEGCAGILWKSHEFKAKAAEALKFTSKYLPKFGIVDDVIEEPLGGAHRDHHQMAARLKMYLTKTVNELAAKPTDELVEGRYEKFRQMGMFLERELEATEGEPAS
- a CDS encoding TIGR03000 domain-containing protein, whose amino-acid sequence is MKSSIGRKFAMAGALACAAMVVGTSQVEAGWGSWGSSGGSSGGSSGGSSGGSSSSYWSGSSGSSGSSGSSSGYWRGGLFQRWWDNHRAAKVYGSSGGSSSSSYASSGGSSSSSWGSSGGSSGGGLFGHHRVKRSWGSSGGSSGGSSSSSYGSSGGSSGGSSGGTYQYYTPMESAPATDAAPADVPPAIPAEAASYRGNDAVINVSVPAGAKIYVNDKVTSSTGTVRRFVSRDLEPGYKFEYEVRAEMRIDGRLVREVKTIEMTSGDSKEIEFQLDPTAQPDTQVVGAPVETKVTLNVPSNASVTLAGNEMRTLGPQRIFSTVALAAGETWKDYDIVVTVLRNGTPITQRKTIDLTGGDEREINFDFNSDSVASL
- a CDS encoding glycosyltransferase family 4 protein, whose translation is MRVAHVITRMIIGGAQENTLYNCLDLIRDFDDDVLLITGPSEGPEGNLLEQAHAQGLPVKLLPNLKRNIHPITDWKGYQEVKAAIREFRPDVVHTHSAKAGLLGRRAAMTLKVPAVIHTVHGAPFHPYQSAPARKFFIACERYASSQCHQLVSVADAMTDLLVEANVASREKFLTVYSGMEVEPFLESRGLRNETREQLGIQPGDVVIGKIARLFHLKGHEYVIEAAKQVVSECPNAKFLFVGDGILRGKYEAAIAEAGLTDHFILVGLVPPKEIPKYISAMDVLVHTSLREGLARALPQALLSGKPAVSFDIDGAREVVSTMETGFLIPPGDIPQLISALTQLCHDAALREKLGEEGRRRCSQVFPHQVMTRRLREIYQEVLLRNGHELA
- a CDS encoding serine/threonine-protein kinase, with translation MLRASQTCQVWEAIHDLDNRRVVIKTLRENYIKDKGEIAALKHEFSVAGKFDHPQVIHVYEFDNFRGVAYLVLEFAISRNMKMAIREGVEELAYWTPKIIEDGAKGLGYMHQQGWVHCDVKPDNFLLGNEGNIKLIDFSIAQKKKSGLGKLFGGGSKVKGNVQGTRSYMSPEQIRGASLDDRADIYSYGCTIYELICGKVPYTATSPDQLLDKHLRAGIPSLQAANDNVTPEFSGLVERLMAKDPKQRPDTMDDVVRLLKNTKIYRIPPRKPAALVDREKAAATSGDDSTSAPDNG
- a CDS encoding aspartate-semialdehyde dehydrogenase; translated protein: MYENLAIVGATGAVGRLIRQLLEERKFPYKTIKFLASKRSAGTEITFNGTTHTVEELTPDSFEGVDIAIGSTPDDAAAEFAPWAVKAGCIVVDESGYWRMKDDVPLVVPEVNPEAIQNHKGIISSPNCSTTQMVVAMKPLHDAAKIKRVVVSTYQATSGAGVVGEEDLVEGAKAVLEGKPYEYKAFNHQIAFNLIPQIGSEKHEGYTSEEMKMVWETQKIFGDDSIKVCPTCVRVPVTNCHSETIMVETERPISPAEARELFEKTEGITVVDNLGAGEYPMPNNCTNKNEVFIGRIRKDISCENGLTFWCVSDNLRKGAATNAVQIAELLVRSSAAV
- the truA gene encoding tRNA pseudouridine(38-40) synthase TruA → MESSEHAAASSSGRCIKLTVAYDGTNYQGWQRQPTGPTIQAALEAAINSISQEAVHIVGSGRTDAGVHAWGQVASFHTQSKLPADVFRKALNATLPEDIVVRHACDAPINFRPINDAISKRYRYVLQPGRINDPFSLKHAWFVKRVLDVESMQFAAQTLIGEHDFAAFQATGSPRQSTIRTMLDASVTVHDADERAKIHIEVEATGFLYNMVRIIAGTLVEVGQGKRTVESVADAITSCDRLQAGMTAPAHGLYLLKVHYPPHE
- a CDS encoding HTTM domain-containing protein, with translation MIKTYLHELYSGIRDGWNRFWFTPTDPATLGLVRIFAGSMLFYTHLVWSIDLTGFMGEQGRFSTDLVQRMHQGSTFAFSYLWLFDGNPAMLWFVHIAALFVLLMFTLGFYTRITSILTFIIAVSYAHRAPGALFGLDQINVMLAMYLMLGGAGEAFSLDRLLTKWRYPKRVLPEISTAANVSIRLIQLHMCVIYLFAGTGKLLGETWWEGTAIWGAVANSEYQSMDMTWLASYPLLIALMTQVSLAWEMSYCVLVWPRLTRPLVILMAIPLHLGIAICMGMITFGLAMLIGNLAFVSPWIIREIEASLRQRLAPEPTPEPA